One region of Wyeomyia smithii strain HCP4-BCI-WySm-NY-G18 chromosome 3, ASM2978416v1, whole genome shotgun sequence genomic DNA includes:
- the LOC129729031 gene encoding uncharacterized protein K02A2.6-like: MPFIIEHTTTAPFHPQSNGQAERFVDTFKRGIKKIREGEGPIQKALDLFLLKYRSTSNPAVSGGVSPSEALFGRRIRSNLEMLRPPADRQHAEQENQQKPRRFNKKDPVYVKVYNRNSWSWAPSSFSADVYRVLKDH; the protein is encoded by the coding sequence ATGCCGTTCATCATTGAACACACCACCACGGCACCGTTCCACCCGCAGTCGAACGGGCAGGCGGAACGGTTTGTCGATACCTTCAAAAGAGGTATCAAGAAGATTCGAGAAGGGGAAGGTCCGATCCAGAAAGCATTGGACCTGTTTCTGTTGAAGTACCGAAGTACTTCAAATCCGGCAGTCTCGGGTGGAGTATCACCGTCAGAAGCATTGTTTGGACGTCGAATCCGATCCAACCTCGAAATGTTACGGCCACCAGCAGATCGTCAGCATGCAGAACAAGAAAACCAGCAGAAACCCCGAAGATTCAACAAGAAAGACCCAGTGTATGTGAAGGTTTACAACCGGAACTCGTGGTCATGGGCTCCAAGCTCATTTAGTGCGGACGTTTACCGAGTGCTGAAGGACCATTAA